The Sulfolobus islandicus Y.N.15.51 sequence AAATATATCGAGTGGTTTATGGGTATCGTCAAATATACAAGTGTCATAACAATCTCGCGTACAAGCGTGAACCATTATTTTATAATGGGAAAATACAGAATTTAAGTTTGAGTGAAGAGAGCGACCGTAGCTGAAATGTGACGAAATTCCTTTAAGCTGAAAACCTTAGCAGAATTGCGATTAGAATTGCGTAGATTCCAAATAGAGATAATCCTTCTTTGACTTTTATATTTCTATCCTTTATTATTCCTAAAGCCAATAGACTTGTAGCTAGTATTAGCAAAAGGTATAGTAGAGATGGTCTAAGACTAACTGTTTGAGAAATACCTATTATACCTAAGAGTAACGTCATGTTTTCCAATTTACTACCTATGAAATTCATTAATGCTGTGGTTACACTTGATGGTGAATCAGATATTAATTTTATTGCAGTCAAATTTTCTTCTAACTCTGCGGCAATAGGAGTTATTAGTATTGCGAGTATTAGTGGTGAGACATTAAACATACTTGCAATGCTACTTATAGTGGAAACCAAATACTTGGATGTAAAAATCAATGGTAAACCTCCTATTATAACGTAAATTAGTCCCTTTATTATATTGCCCTTATTCTTTCCATTTTTAGATATATTTCTGTAAGTTTTATATCTTCTATAAATATAGTATATATAAGGGGAAAGCAAAAAGAGACCTATATAATAGTTTAGCTTACCATATGCAACCGCTATACCTAAGATTATAACTGCTATAAGAAATGAGCTATATTCTATATTTATATCATAATCTAAAGTAATAGTATTTGACTTATACTTTAGATAATAAAAAATAGAAACAAGCCCTATCCCTAAGGTAAGTAGCAATATGTTCCCGCCTAAAGCAGAACCTAATGCAATATCATAAAAACCGCTTAAGACGGCTTGAATTACAATAATAGTTTCCGGTAATGCGTTTATAAAGCCTAATATTAATCCCCCCGCTATTCCTTTGCCGAAAGACCTCTCTAACTCTCGTGTCCCCTTAGCCATTAAAGTAGCTGACAATGCAACTAAAATAAGTAAGGCTATCAGCTGTAATATTAAAAACCATACCAACTTAATTAAAATTTATGTTTTACTTCCCTATAAGCTATAATTAAAAAATTACAAGTATTCCCAAATACCTTTCCCTTTATAATTATAGACTATTGATTTGTAGGCTGTTACATATTGAATTGTGTACCCAATACCCTCTCTACCAATTCCAGAATCCTTCCTTCCGCCAAATGGGAAGTAGCCAATTCCATGTCTGGGATAGTCGTTTATATAAACAGCACCTACTTCTAAGAACCTTTGAAGCTTCCTAATCTTGTTTATGTCTTTTCCAAATATTGCTGCATCCAATCCATATTTTCTACTATTGGAAATTTCTAAAGCCTCATCAATGTTTTTAACTTTAATTAAAAGCGCTGCAGACGCAAATACTTCCTTATTATAGAAGTACATGTCTTTAAGGGTCTCTTTTGGCGCCTCTATTAATACTGGTTCAATATACGTAGGACCTAATCTCTTACCTCCAAATAGTATTTTCCCACCTTTTTCAACAGCATCTTTTATAGCCTTTTCCCATTCATCTACTGTTTTTACGTCTATAACGGGTCCAACGGTCGTTGATGGATCCCTAGGATCTCCAACCTTAACTGATTTTGTCAACTCTTTTACAAGCAAGTCTTTCAGTGTATCATACACTTCTTCTTCAACCAGAACTAACTTTACTGAATCACATCTTTGTCCAGTATAGCTTATTATTCCAGTTGCTATTCTTTGCGCAGCCCATGCCAAATCCGCATCACTCAAAACTATTGCTGGATCTCCTCCTCCTAGTTCCATTATGAATTGTTTAATTCCAGCGTTTCTTACTACCTCTTCTCCAGTTTCAGTACTTCCAGTTAATGATATCGCTTGAATCCTTTTGTCTCCAACTACCTTATTCATCTCTCTGCCGGGTAGAGTAATTATGGCAAACGAATCCTTCGGAAAACTCGCTAATTCCATAACCTTAGCTAGCATTAAGATGGGTAATGGAGTTGAAGATGGTGGTTTAATAATTATTGCATTTCCAATTACAGTAGTGTAAACTATTTTATTTACAGTATCAAATAGGGGATAATTAAATGGCACAATGGAAAGAACAACTCCCACTGGTTCTTTTCTTACTACAGCTTCTGTCTCTAAAGTCTCTGAGCTCCAATCGCCAGGTACATAATCTCCTCTTGTTTCTTTGACGTCTAAATCTGCGCGTAATAACCTCTCTATTGCAGCTTTGACTTCACCTTCTGCAGCAGTTCTTATTTTACCGTTGTTAATCATTAGCACATTAACGAAATCTTCCTTAAATTTATCCAACAAAGATGCCATCTTCTTATATATGTCTAATCTCTTTTCCCCCGGTGTATCTCGTATAGTCCATCTTCCCTTTCTATATATGTGCTCTAGGGTATTATCTACTTGATTCCCGCTTAATTTAGGAATTTTTGCTATAACGTTTAAGTCAATTGGACTAATTACATCTTGCCACTCATCTCCACTAATCCACTGGCCTGCTAAATAAGCCTTAAAGTAAGATATTCCATCTTTTAGTTCATAGATTCCCGTAAGCTCCTTAGATTTTATCAACAATGAAGTTTTCTCCATAATATATAATCATTAATGAAAAATTTAAATGTTAGGCTTTACGTTTTAAACTCATTTAAAAATCTTTCGGCATCCTCAGTAGTGGGCGTAAGTTCATTGTCTCCCCTTACTGTTATAACTAGAGTTGACGCCGCAATACCATGAGCTAACGAATATTCTACATCCTTTCCCTGCAAATACAACGAAACAAATGTCCCTGCCATTGCATCACCAGCTCCAGTAGGATCCTCAACTTGTACTTTATAGCCTTCTTTAAAGGCCTTTACGCTGTCTTTATATGCCATAGCACCTTTAGCACCTAATTTATAGAGTAAGACTTTGACTCCTGACTCTTTATATTTCCTATATGCGTCATCTGGATCCGTAACATCAAGCAAAATTTTAGTGTCATCTGGATCCGTTATTAGTACCTCAATATCGTATTTCTTTAATATTGAAAGGATTGTTTCCCTAGCTTTTTCAAGGCTGCTCCAAAGTTTAGGTCTGATATTTGTGTCTAGACTCCTAGATTCTGCCAATTCAAACGCTTTAATCACAGCCTCCTTAGCACTGTCGCTTATAGCCAATGTTATCCCAGTTGAATGAATTAACCTAGCACTCTTAATGTATTTTTCATCTACGTCTTCTGGAGAAAGTCTACTTCCTGCACTGCCTCTTCTGTAGTAGACTAGTTCACTTTTCATTGGTATCGGATAACCCCTCTGTATAAAATATATCCCGGTGAAAGACTCCTTATCAACCTTTATATAGGTAGTATCAATACCTTGAGCTCTGGAATACTCTATGATATTTCTTCCAAACTCGTCATTACCTACTCTCGCTATTAAACCGCATGATAGATGATTTCTAATAACGGCAATGCAGAAATTCAACTCAGATCCTGCTATATGTTTTTCAAAATAGTTTACGAATCTTAATGGACCAGAGGTAAAAGAATTAAATTGGACTAAAGGCTCTCCTAAAGCTATTACATCAACCATGATAGTATACTATTCTTTCAATATTTTAAGCTCTACAAGTTTAGCCCTTATACCCTCAACTTTCTTAATTAACTGTCTCTCTTCTTCCTCATCTAATGGGAATATTGGAGGTCTAGGATTTCCTAAATCGTATCCTTGGAAGTACTTAGTTAGAACATAATTTGAAGATAAGCTCCCGAATATTCTAGATGCCTCTATTATCTCGTCATGAAGGAACTGTAACTTAAGTGCTTCATCAATTTTCCTTTCCATGGCTAATTTCTTAATTGACACAGTAACCTCAGGAAGATAGTTTGAACCAGCAGCAACGTTACCATCTAAACCCGTAGAAGCTACTGTGGCAATTAACATGTCAGATCCACTATACACTAGCATGTTGGGATTTAAACGCTTGTAATCTAAGGTGTGAATTATGTTTTCGATAGTGTCCTTTACTCCCGCGAAACAGCCTATCTCCTTAGCAATTTTTGCGTCTATATCTTTACCCGTAGCCGTTGGATAGTTATACAAATAAACAGGGTGTGGGGACACTTCGCACAACATCTTAAAATACTTTATTAAGTGTCTTTCTGGCATTCTAGGGTAGTAATATGGGGCATATGAAGCTATGCCAACAATATCGAAATCCTTACTTAACTTAGCTAATCTTATAGCATCGTCTAGATTTAATCCACCAACTTGAAATATTATCTTATTGGTAACGTCATAAACTACCTTTAGATTCTCTAACTTCTCCTCTGGAGATAGTGAGGGACCAAGACCAGTAGTACCGTTCACAAATAACTTATCTATCCCTTTCCTTATGAGATTCTCCGCATGTAGCGTTAACTTATCCTTATCTATTCTATTATCTTTAGTAAATGGAGTTATGATTGGAGTTACGATCTCTGGCATTTTCAGACACCGTAATTCTTCCAAGTTCCTTTAACAACCCATACCGGTTCTTCAATTACATCTAATGGTATTGGTTCAGCTCTTAATTGCTCTATTATTTTTTCATTAATTGAAACACCTATACCGGGTTTATCTGGAACCTTAACATGACCTCCTTCAACTGGTGTTTCATTATACACTAAATCCCTTTTCCATTGAGGGAACCAATCATAGAAATTTTCAAGCAAATATAAGTTCTGTGTAACTGCACTTAGTTGTATTTCGACAGCATTCTGAATTGAACCAAAGGCGTTATGGAAAGCCACTTCTACGTCATTAGCTTCAGCTATCTTTATAACGCTCTTACCTACTGTCACACCGCCTATATTAGTTAAATCTGGTTGCAATATGTTTACAAGACCTTCCTCAACGTAAAACGCGGCTTCCTTTTCACTTAGCAGCCTTTCTCCCAATGCAATCCTCAAATGAGTATTAGCTCTATACTTCCTTAAACCGATGATATCCTCATGATGTACCGGTTCCTCCATAAATCCTGGATTGTATTTTTCTAACCTTTTCGCTATCATTATTGCGGAATTTGCATTAAACCTACCGTGATGCTCTATTAAAATATCGACGTTGTTACCAACTGCCTCCCTAACAGCCCTTACTCTCTCCTCAGCTTCTCTTAAACCTCTCTCGTCTATCCAATCGTAGTAGGGTCCAAATGGATCAA is a genomic window containing:
- a CDS encoding sodium:calcium antiporter, encoding MVWFLILQLIALLILVALSATLMAKGTRELERSFGKGIAGGLILGFINALPETIIVIQAVLSGFYDIALGSALGGNILLLTLGIGLVSIFYYLKYKSNTITLDYDINIEYSSFLIAVIILGIAVAYGKLNYYIGLFLLSPYIYYIYRRYKTYRNISKNGKNKGNIIKGLIYVIIGGLPLIFTSKYLVSTISSIASMFNVSPLILAILITPIAAELEENLTAIKLISDSPSSVTTALMNFIGSKLENMTLLLGIIGISQTVSLRPSLLYLLLILATSLLALGIIKDRNIKVKEGLSLFGIYAILIAILLRFSA
- the gapN gene encoding NADP-dependent glyceraldehyde-3-phosphate dehydrogenase, with the protein product MEKTSLLIKSKELTGIYELKDGISYFKAYLAGQWISGDEWQDVISPIDLNVIAKIPKLSGNQVDNTLEHIYRKGRWTIRDTPGEKRLDIYKKMASLLDKFKEDFVNVLMINNGKIRTAAEGEVKAAIERLLRADLDVKETRGDYVPGDWSSETLETEAVVRKEPVGVVLSIVPFNYPLFDTVNKIVYTTVIGNAIIIKPPSSTPLPILMLAKVMELASFPKDSFAIITLPGREMNKVVGDKRIQAISLTGSTETGEEVVRNAGIKQFIMELGGGDPAIVLSDADLAWAAQRIATGIISYTGQRCDSVKLVLVEEEVYDTLKDLLVKELTKSVKVGDPRDPSTTVGPVIDVKTVDEWEKAIKDAVEKGGKILFGGKRLGPTYIEPVLIEAPKETLKDMYFYNKEVFASAALLIKVKNIDEALEISNSRKYGLDAAIFGKDINKIRKLQRFLEVGAVYINDYPRHGIGYFPFGGRKDSGIGREGIGYTIQYVTAYKSIVYNYKGKGIWEYL
- the kdgK gene encoding bifunctional 2-dehydro-3-deoxygluconokinase/2-dehydro-3-deoxygalactonokinase; its protein translation is MVDVIALGEPLVQFNSFTSGPLRFVNYFEKHIAGSELNFCIAVIRNHLSCGLIARVGNDEFGRNIIEYSRAQGIDTTYIKVDKESFTGIYFIQRGYPIPMKSELVYYRRGSAGSRLSPEDVDEKYIKSARLIHSTGITLAISDSAKEAVIKAFELAESRSLDTNIRPKLWSSLEKARETILSILKKYDIEVLITDPDDTKILLDVTDPDDAYRKYKESGVKVLLYKLGAKGAMAYKDSVKAFKEGYKVQVEDPTGAGDAMAGTFVSLYLQGKDVEYSLAHGIAASTLVITVRGDNELTPTTEDAERFLNEFKT
- a CDS encoding bifunctional 2-dehydro-3-deoxy-phosphogluconate/2-dehydro-3-deoxy-6-phosphogalactonate aldolase gives rise to the protein MPEIVTPIITPFTKDNRIDKDKLTLHAENLIRKGIDKLFVNGTTGLGPSLSPEEKLENLKVVYDVTNKIIFQVGGLNLDDAIRLAKLSKDFDIVGIASYAPYYYPRMPERHLIKYFKMLCEVSPHPVYLYNYPTATGKDIDAKIAKEIGCFAGVKDTIENIIHTLDYKRLNPNMLVYSGSDMLIATVASTGLDGNVAAGSNYLPEVTVSIKKLAMERKIDEALKLQFLHDEIIEASRIFGSLSSNYVLTKYFQGYDLGNPRPPIFPLDEEEERQLIKKVEGIRAKLVELKILKE
- a CDS encoding mandelate racemase/muconate lactonizing enzyme family protein, which gives rise to MKIREIEPIVLTSKEKGSATWASTMIIVRIITENGAVGYGEAVPTLRVISVYNAIKQVAKGYIGKEVEEVEKNYHEWYKQDFYLARSFESTTAVSAIDIASWDIIGKELGAPIYKLLGGKVRNRVPVYANGWYQDSVTPEDFAEKAKEIVKTGYKALKFDPFGPYYDWIDERGLREAEERVRAVREAVGNNVDILIEHHGRFNANSAIMIAKRLEKYNPGFMEEPVHHEDIIGLRKYRANTHLRIALGERLLSEKEAAFYVEEGLVNILQPDLTNIGGVTVGKSVIKIAEANDVEVAFHNAFGSIQNAVEIQLSAVTQNLYLLENFYDWFPQWKRDLVYNETPVEGGHVKVPDKPGIGVSINEKIIEQLRAEPIPLDVIEEPVWVVKGTWKNYGV